GCTTCAAAAATTATTGTGTTTGTATTAAACGACCTCTGAAGGTAGAACAACATTTTATCAGTCTTTGGCGGCAAAGGGTAGGATGTTTGGGGCCCGAGTACCATACAGATTGATAATTAAATAAAATTCCTGTTATAAGTGATATTTCATTGCACTTTATTAAATATTTTTAGAAATCAAATCTGAAATCTCATCCTTATGCCATTCAGACACATTTGGATTATCCAGATATGTAAACCGTCTAACGAGATCAACCCTGAAGAATTTGAAGATATTGTTGACCTAATGCTTCCTTCAATGTGGGGTGGGAGTTTTACCAAGTGTATAGGTATTTGGAGTACCGTTTGTCTCTACCATAACTGAACAGATCGGTTTGCAGCGGCGATCATTGTCTTGGTAACATTGCCATACAATGCTTTTAAAGTAACTACTTTTAATTTCAAACCATTTATGACCGGAATTTTATTAAGAAAAAAGATCCATAAGAATGATCAATTAACAAGGACATATGTTGGTCTGTTACAAACTCAAGAAAATTCATTATATTGTATGACTCTCTATCTGATAGAGTAGGATTTAGTTTGCCTGGGGTATATCTCAACAATTGATAAGGCACTTTTCAGAAAATTTTTCCGCCACCCAATGAGAATCCGAATAGCCCAGAACAGAGAAATAGAATCTCTTACGGATAGAAAACGCAGGTTCTGATAGTTGTAACCATTCCTCCAGGCTGTTGAACCGGCAATGTACCGCAATTCGAAAACGGGGTATTTTCCCATTATTGGGATCCGGCAAGTTTACCCTGATAAAATTTTTCGTTTGGTGCGAATCTCAAATTCTGATATAGAATTCAGAGATACCAAGCTTGGTTACATCGTTACATTGCGATAAATAATCTGCAGAATTGAAATAAAGATGTCCCTCCGTGCCTGGTTAGTAAATCCGTATCTCAGAGTGTATGAAAAATTACTCCTGAATTCATTAAGATTTTCTATTGTTAAATGTTTTATTATAGAAAATTTTATCATTCACCCCTCTTTTGATTGATAAGAGAAAATTGTCTTCCATCAGAAATTTCATTTGCTGACCCTGAAGCTGAGTTTCGTTCTCAATGCTGATTTTTAAGTTTTTTGCAGGGAATTGCATGATGTCTTTCTCTCATGAACGACCATGTGCCTCCCAGGTAATACCACTTAAAGCGTTGATCGGTAAAGCCGTAGGATCTATAGGTCCCTAAACTCAAACTGCTTATTGAATTCTTCAAGTTAGTCCTACCTCCAAATCTCAACCGAAAACTTCTTCGATTGGATTGGACATATAAAGGTTCGATCTCTGGTCCGATTTCTGAACGGCTCAACCCAGTATATCCAAACAATACAAGGGTTGCAACATTCTTTTATTCTTTAAAGGCCGGAACATTTAAAATACTGTCCATTGCAGTATATGTGCCCGCCTCGATTTTTTGAGTGGTATCGGTGATCTTTCCCAGTATTGTTTGTTGCGATCCATCGCACTATCTGTGATTTTGACCTTTTCCCCTTGAACAATAGTTTTTCATTTTCGGTGGACTGAAACTGTAATTAGTGTATTTGACAAACTTTTTGGCCAAATAGTCCCCTGCTTTTCTTATTAATTCCAAAATTTACTGAGGTTTGATCTGTAGACAGTATCAAATTATTATTACCTGCTCTTTTCAAACTCTTTGAATAATCTTTATGTCAGTTACCCAATTCAGGTTAATATCTTTATTTACAGACATTTCAACTCTTTTAATTGCATAGCTGCCATCCGTTGTTATATATAAATAACCCTGAAAAAGAAAATCATTTTTTATTTCGCGACCCAAAATACATTCGGGTACATTTTTCGCTGCCCGAGTTTATGGTATCTACAATATAATAACGGTAAAAGTTGTTGCTGAAGAGGCAATAGGGCTCAGGAACTGATTGGATACTAATAAAATATTTTCATTGTAGATGTTAATGTCCTGGTATAAATATTTGATGTTTTCTTCAATCCCTTTATTATCAACTCCAGGAATTGTAACAACTTTATGTGCTATTATACTTCTTTTACTTTCTTTGGCGAACGCTGATAGGAATAGTTCGATATTGCTTCTTTCAAATATATCGGCAAGATCTTTTTTCCCATTGTTTTTAACTGAATCTATATTTTCGAACACAAACTGAAAATGTCTGAAGATTTTTTCTTCTGATAATCCTGAGTTATGTCGTTGATTGCAAATTGAACTTTTTCATATTTCTCATTTTCGAAGTAGTCAAGCCTCAATGCTATTTTGCTTTTTATTGGCAATTACTTTTTTCAATTAAATCAACTGCAGGATTATTCCTATTTTGATATTTTTGTTTTCTCACAACCACTTCCTGCAAAACTTGGACCGCCGGATCCATTTTAATTAATATATTTTTAGTATTCTTCGATAAAAAAATAATTTCAGATTTATATCCGACATATGACGCTATAACCTTGTTTTTAGAAGGTAAAAAGTTTTTTATTGTGAGTGTAAAACCTCCCTTTAAATCCGTTATGGTTCCATCTCCATAATCTGGTAAATAGATATATACATAAGCCATAGGCTCATTAGTCTGAGCATCGACTACAACTCCATTAAAAACCTCTTTTGAATTGTTTGAGACAAACAAATCAAAGATGTAAGGAAATAAATAAACTGAGTAATGACTTTTTTGAAGTTCATGCTAAACGAATAGTTTTTTGGAAATTTCTCAGATTGATTACATACTGCCATATTCTGTTTTATGATAATTCCATTTTCTAAAAACCCAGTATTTTTTGCATAGTATAGTTAAAACAATTGATACAAATAAATCGGTTGCAATACGGCTGATTCTGTAATCGAATCCCAGAAATGTTGTAATAAGATATGTGCCTGAAGACTTTAACAGAATACTGTTAACTACAACGAGAACAAATTTCATTAACTGCGCTGACATTGGATTTTTATAAGGAATATCCTTGGAATAGAAAGTCCATTTTTTATTTAAGCTAAAATTTACAATGGCTCCAATCACCCCGCCTATGGCAATACTAATTGTATAATGCAAATTAAATATCTGGGTGAAGAGAACCATAATGAAGTAATCCACAGCTCCACCTAGAAATGCTGAGAACTGAGCTTTTATAAATACAAGCAATTTCTCAGGCGATTTTCCGGTATTTGTTCTTTTCTTTTCATTATTATCGTATTCATTTGCAAGCTTCAATAGCTTACCAGTATCTATAATATTCATTACTAACAAGATAACTGTGACTAACAGAGAGACATACTGAATTGATCCCTTAAAAAGCACTTCTCCCAATAAAATCAAAGAGATGATAATTCGAACCTCGGTGGGGCCAAAAGAGACCAGAATCAATAGAGTATTTGCCTGTAACTTTGTATCGAACCGAAGTGGTGATCATTTCCCAACCATACAATACCACAAAGCCAAATCCAACAATTTCCCAAGGCCCCTTAGTATAAACAACAAAACCCAGCCCCATTAAAATAACTCCTAACCAATCAACTGTGATGTCGAGTGCGAACCCGTACCATTTCCGTTCTTTATGCCGATAGTAGGAAAAAACTCAAAAAAGTAAGAATATTGCCTCCAAATCCAATACCTGTAAGCATATCCGAACTTATCCACGAAGGAATACGCTGAACTAAAAATGCCAGTGCTTTTTGCTCTGGTTTTCTTAGAATATTTGTTCGTTCCCTGTCAACAGAAATGAGTTCTATAACTTTGTTGAGTGATTGAAATCTGGCAGTTTCCATAGTTTTGCTTAAAATTGTTTTTGAAAATAACAGTGAAATCAAAATCTTAACTTTTCAGTCATTAACCCAAACCGAAGAATATCCAACCGGTGACTGAAATAGATATTGTAATAATCAGACCCATGATAGTATTGAGCAAAGAACCCAATGTCCTCAAGAAATTTCGGATGATAATAAAAAGTCAGGCTGAGATTGAGTCTTTTAAATGAAACTGCATCCCAGTTATTCAACTTACCAAACATCCATGTCGATTCGCCTTTAACTGAAATATCTGGTCTCTTCTTAGTATTCAGATCACTTTTGGATGGAAGCTTATATATTGAAATTGTATTATGCCAGCGAATGTTACTGTAGATTCCTTCCAACTTTTTCCCGCTCCATGCCTGTGGATGAATTTCAATAGAACTTTTAAAAACTGATATGCATTGAATCGGGTATTTATATTTGTTATAATTAAACCTGACTCCAGATAGTTAGTAGAAAAATCTCCGGACGTTACATTTCCCTCACCATTTTCCAGAAAAAAATCGCCATCCTGCCCGTTGGAATGATGTGCGTAGCGTCCGAAAAGACTAAATTTTGTTCCATCTTCTCCCCCATTTAACATATAATATAATGTAACCTGAGGTATATAACTTGGTGTGCGCACAGGATATGACCTCTCCTGATACATACGGAGGATAATTTGTGGTGTCAGGACACCCATTAATCGGGAGTTTTTACTTTCTCTGAGATAAAAATTCGGAACTATATTCACCTCAAACCACAAAGGTTCAATGTTTCCAATATCAGTTGGGAAAGTAACATAGCTATTCCCCTGATTTACCTGGGATAATTCCATAAGGCCAATTCCGGGAATGGAATCCCGGACCTGTCCAAAGGCAGAAACTACATAAGTAACTGGAATTAATACTACAAGAATGAATTTTTTCATGTCTACATGTATCAAATATTAACGATAAATAGCCAACCCGAATCCAAGTTCCAGCACTTCATCCAAAGGAATTTCATTATTACCAACCATATTCATCAGATATAAAACTCTGCTTCCCACACGAAAATAAAATGCAGTTCCTGAGG
This genomic stretch from Bacteroidales bacterium harbors:
- a CDS encoding GtrA family protein yields the protein MNIIDTGKLLKLANEYDNNEKKRTNTGKSPEKLLVFIKAQFSAFLGGAVDYFIMVLFTQIFNLHYTISIAIGGVIGAIVNFSLNKKWTFYSKDIPYKNPMSAQLMKFVLVVVNSILLKSSGTYLITTFLGFDYRISRIATDLFVSIVLTILCKKYWVFRKWNYHKTEYGSM
- a CDS encoding carboxypeptidase-like regulatory domain-containing protein, which translates into the protein MFVSNNSKEVFNGVVVDAQTNEPMAYVYIYLPDYGDGTITDLKGGFTLTIKNFLPSKNKVIASYVGYKSEIIFLSKNTKNILIKMDPAVQVLQEVVVRKQKYQNRNNPAVDLIEKSNCQ